In Cupriavidus taiwanensis, the following proteins share a genomic window:
- a CDS encoding LacI family DNA-binding transcriptional regulator → MSKPTIKQIAEALDVHPSTVSRVLNPQTRHRIGDELVARVLKAAQDLHYSPNRIAAALRTRRSGTIGVVVPDIGSPVFPPIVLGIENALSRHRYIPIVANAGGDKARQTFIVDQLLARQVDGLILATAERNDPVVDHCLAQGVPLVMVNRSDDAGRVSSIVGDHRQAMALAVGHLHALGHRRIGHVAGPGNLSTGHEREAGFLQAVAELGMAVSHCPVVRAPAYTEAAGQAACAQLLAQRRRVTAVVAANDFLALGCYAAVNAAGGSCPSDLSVVGHNDMLLMHAVAPALTTIRVPFYEMGTRAAALMLGALDGSITTTARTLLAPELVVRGSTRPL, encoded by the coding sequence ATGAGCAAGCCCACCATCAAGCAGATTGCCGAAGCACTCGACGTGCATCCGTCGACCGTGTCGCGCGTGCTCAACCCGCAGACCCGGCACCGCATTGGCGACGAACTGGTGGCGCGCGTGCTGAAGGCGGCGCAGGACCTGCACTACTCGCCCAACCGCATCGCCGCGGCGCTGCGCACGCGGCGCTCCGGCACCATCGGCGTGGTGGTGCCGGACATCGGCAGCCCGGTGTTTCCGCCGATCGTGCTCGGCATCGAGAACGCCTTGTCCCGCCACCGCTATATCCCTATCGTCGCCAATGCCGGCGGCGACAAGGCGCGCCAGACCTTTATCGTCGACCAGCTGCTGGCGCGGCAGGTCGACGGCCTGATCCTGGCCACCGCCGAGCGCAACGACCCGGTGGTGGACCATTGCCTGGCGCAGGGCGTGCCACTGGTGATGGTCAACCGCAGCGACGATGCCGGGCGCGTGTCCAGCATTGTCGGCGACCACCGGCAGGCGATGGCGCTCGCCGTCGGTCACCTGCACGCGCTGGGCCACCGGCGCATCGGCCATGTGGCCGGACCGGGCAATCTCTCGACCGGCCACGAACGCGAAGCGGGCTTCCTGCAGGCGGTGGCGGAGCTGGGTATGGCGGTCTCCCACTGCCCGGTGGTGCGCGCGCCGGCCTACACGGAAGCGGCCGGCCAGGCCGCGTGCGCGCAACTGCTGGCGCAGCGCCGTCGCGTCACCGCGGTGGTGGCCGCCAATGATTTCCTGGCGCTGGGCTGCTATGCGGCCGTCAACGCCGCGGGCGGCAGCTGCCCGTCGGACCTCTCGGTGGTCGGGCACAACGACATGCTGCTGATGCATGCGGTGGCCCCGGCGCTGACCACCATCCGCGTGCCGTTCTACGAGATGGGCACGCGCGCCGCCGCGTTGATGCTGGGCGCGCTGGACGGCAGCATCACCACCACGGCGCGGACCCTGCTGGCACCGGAACTGGTGGTGCGGGGCTCGACCCGGCCGCTGTAA
- a CDS encoding zinc-binding dehydrogenase produces MKAAVSLAGQAPVYQEFDEPAAGPGKVVVEVAAAALTRLDMAIAEGRHYLKPGAGRFVVGREGVGRLADGRRVYFNVNAPRAPYGSMAQRALVDPALTFPVPDGIDDARAAALGNAGLAAWLPLSWRARMQPGETVLVLGATGVSGLLAVAAARLLGAGRVIAAGRDVHALQRARRLGADAVVPLDQPGDLLDAYRNAADGSVDIVLDYLCGAPAEAALLALGHGGRLVHIGTTVAPTITFAGAAARQACFDIMGFAYYHSPIAAQAQAYAELCRHTAAGRMEIDIVAEPLEAIGRVWAAQARGARQRCVLMP; encoded by the coding sequence ATGAAGGCAGCGGTTTCGCTCGCCGGCCAGGCGCCGGTGTACCAGGAGTTCGACGAGCCGGCCGCAGGGCCGGGCAAGGTCGTGGTCGAGGTTGCGGCGGCGGCGCTGACGCGGCTCGACATGGCGATTGCCGAAGGCCGCCATTACCTCAAGCCAGGCGCGGGCCGCTTCGTGGTGGGGCGCGAGGGCGTGGGGCGCCTCGCCGATGGGCGGCGCGTCTACTTCAACGTCAATGCGCCGCGCGCGCCGTACGGGTCGATGGCGCAGCGCGCGCTGGTGGACCCGGCGCTCACCTTCCCGGTGCCGGACGGCATCGACGATGCGCGCGCGGCCGCGCTCGGCAACGCCGGCCTGGCGGCATGGCTGCCGCTGTCGTGGCGCGCCCGCATGCAGCCCGGCGAAACCGTGCTGGTGCTTGGGGCAACCGGCGTTTCAGGGCTGCTGGCCGTGGCCGCGGCAAGGCTGCTCGGCGCCGGCCGCGTCATCGCCGCCGGGCGCGATGTGCACGCGCTGCAGCGTGCGCGCCGGCTGGGCGCCGATGCGGTTGTGCCGCTCGACCAGCCCGGCGACCTGCTCGACGCCTACCGCAATGCGGCCGACGGCAGCGTCGATATCGTGCTGGACTACCTGTGCGGCGCGCCCGCCGAAGCCGCGTTGCTGGCGCTGGGCCACGGCGGCCGGCTGGTCCATATCGGCACCACGGTCGCGCCGACCATCACCTTTGCCGGCGCCGCCGCGCGCCAGGCGTGCTTCGACATCATGGGCTTTGCCTACTACCACTCGCCGATCGCGGCGCAGGCGCAGGCCTATGCCGAACTGTGCCGGCATACCGCCGCGGGGCGCATGGAGATAGATATCGTCGCCGAGCCGCTGGAAGCGATCGGGCGCGTGTGGGCGGCGCAGGCCCGCGGCGCGCGCCAGCGCTGCGTGCTGATGCCCTGA
- a CDS encoding UdgX family uracil-DNA binding protein (This protein belongs to the uracil DNA glycosylase superfamily, members of which act in excision repair of DNA. However, it belongs more specifically to UdgX branch, whose founding member was found to bind uracil in DNA (where it does not belong), without cleaving it, appears to promote DNA repair by a pathway involving RecA, rather than base excision.) produces MPERNKPPVSRGELNQCRRCPLWRNATQGVPGAGAAHARIMLVGEQPGSQEDLQGSPFVGPAGHLLDEALQAAGLDRDKLFMTNAVKHFKFEWRGKRRLHKSPAQQEIEACNLWLERELEKVHPAVVVALGATAARAVLGRKSVTLAGMMETPVEHEGRLVIATYHPSFALRQRSDEARAAAFDRIVRSLQAAARLARGARQ; encoded by the coding sequence ATGCCCGAGCGCAACAAGCCCCCTGTCAGCCGCGGCGAACTGAACCAATGCCGGCGCTGCCCGTTGTGGCGCAACGCCACCCAGGGCGTGCCCGGCGCCGGCGCGGCGCACGCGCGGATCATGCTGGTGGGCGAACAGCCGGGTTCGCAGGAAGACCTGCAAGGCTCGCCTTTTGTCGGGCCGGCCGGGCACCTGCTGGATGAAGCGCTGCAGGCCGCCGGCCTGGACCGCGACAAGCTTTTTATGACCAACGCGGTCAAGCATTTCAAGTTCGAGTGGCGCGGCAAGCGCCGCCTGCACAAATCGCCGGCGCAGCAGGAGATCGAGGCCTGCAACCTGTGGCTGGAACGGGAGTTGGAGAAAGTGCACCCAGCGGTGGTGGTGGCGCTCGGCGCCACCGCGGCGCGCGCGGTGCTGGGCCGCAAGAGCGTGACGCTGGCGGGCATGATGGAGACGCCGGTCGAGCACGAGGGGCGGCTGGTGATCGCCACCTACCACCCCTCGTTTGCCCTGCGCCAGCGCAGCGACGAGGCGCGTGCCGCGGCCTTCGACCGCATCGTGCGCAGTCTGCAGGCTGCCGCGCGGCTGGCGCGCGGGGCCAGGCAATGA